The Luteimonas sp. YGD11-2 genome has a window encoding:
- a CDS encoding NAD-dependent epimerase/dehydratase family protein, with amino-acid sequence MTQRVLVLGGSGYVGRHVARALAAARVGPVVAAARRPPQTSPGIGSVALDATNAERLAAAIRDVDWVVNCVSGDAATLRASADALARAVAGAPLPPGVVHLSSMAVYGSAEGMVDERTLPVGRLGDYAAAKLGAERALADMPRRVILRPGCIHGRGSPQWSLRIADLLRSGRIGDLGSAGEGRCNLVHIDDVSAAVVAAIGTPEAIGGSFNLAIPDPPTWNGYFAIYARALGLSPAPVPGYRLRLEAIAAPLRVAGQGMRRRAGVGASTESAAPIPPSLLRLWRQAIVLDSRRAEDVLRIAWIPLEQGVAASADGSDLRECAAG; translated from the coding sequence GTGACGCAGCGGGTGCTGGTGCTGGGCGGAAGCGGGTATGTCGGTCGCCATGTCGCGCGCGCGCTCGCCGCGGCACGCGTCGGCCCGGTGGTGGCCGCGGCACGGCGGCCGCCGCAGACGTCGCCGGGCATCGGGAGCGTGGCCCTGGATGCCACAAATGCGGAGCGCCTGGCGGCTGCGATCCGTGACGTGGACTGGGTGGTCAATTGCGTGTCCGGCGACGCCGCAACGCTGCGTGCCAGTGCCGACGCGCTGGCACGTGCGGTCGCCGGGGCGCCGCTGCCACCGGGCGTCGTGCACCTGAGTTCGATGGCGGTATACGGCAGCGCCGAAGGCATGGTCGACGAGCGCACGCTACCGGTCGGCCGCCTGGGCGACTACGCGGCTGCCAAGCTGGGGGCCGAGCGCGCGCTTGCGGACATGCCACGGCGCGTGATCCTGCGTCCCGGTTGCATCCATGGGCGTGGCAGCCCGCAGTGGAGCCTGCGCATCGCGGACCTGCTGCGCAGCGGACGCATCGGCGACCTGGGCAGCGCCGGCGAGGGCCGCTGCAATCTGGTGCATATCGACGATGTCTCGGCCGCGGTCGTGGCCGCGATCGGCACGCCCGAGGCAATCGGCGGGAGCTTCAACCTGGCGATTCCCGACCCCCCGACCTGGAACGGGTACTTCGCCATCTATGCGCGCGCGCTGGGGCTCAGCCCCGCACCGGTACCCGGCTATCGGCTCCGGCTGGAGGCGATCGCCGCGCCGCTGCGGGTCGCCGGGCAAGGCATGAGGCGCCGCGCCGGCGTCGGCGCCTCCACGGAATCCGCCGCGCCGATCCCGCCTTCGCTGTTGCGCCTGTGGCGCCAGGCGATCGTGCTCGATTCGCGCAGGGCAGAGGACGTGCTGCGCATCGCGTGGATCCCACTGGAACAGGGGGTGGCCGCAAGTGCCGACGGCTCCGACCTGCGGGAGTGCGCGGCGGGCTGA
- a CDS encoding GMC family oxidoreductase yields MFFDALDLDPGDDGLSADICIVGAGAAGITLGLQLIDSGYDVLLLEAGGRRDDAATQALYAGQVQDAARHPPLDRYRVRRYGGSTTLWGGRCVPFDPIDFEPRAHVPDSGWPIGFEDVAAYYPQANALCEAGRFAYSAAAAFASPGSPLIAGFRSRDFDTDALERFSRPTDFGARYAPRLQAARNVRVLLHANVTALEVGDSGTQVCSVQVRTLTGKHMRVRARCFVVATGGLEVARLLLASRDRHPAGIGNAHHVVGRYYMSHLAGTIGTLVVDGPVSAVSHGYRRDADGIYCRRRFALSAHSQRRLGTGNFIARLHHPRITDPAHRCGPLSLLYLARPFIPYEYAKRLHGDARVDARTWLAHLRNLAADLPGTAAFGWHLFTRRRLASRKFPSIIVHPKANRFSVDFHAEQLPNRESRVSLCGTRDALGMPQLLVDWRHAPGDVHTVRTALAVLARDLRESGVGRLDYDPATVEAEMLRYGAYGGHHIGTARMGTDPRRSVVDGDGRVHGMENLYVAGAAVFPTSSQANPTLTIVALALRLADHLQARLARPVVGVSAGHAREHA; encoded by the coding sequence ATGTTCTTCGATGCACTGGATCTGGACCCCGGCGATGACGGGCTGAGCGCGGACATCTGCATCGTGGGTGCCGGTGCGGCCGGCATCACCCTGGGGTTGCAGCTCATCGACAGCGGATACGACGTGCTGCTGCTGGAAGCGGGCGGACGCCGCGACGACGCCGCGACCCAGGCGCTGTATGCCGGACAGGTGCAGGACGCGGCACGGCATCCCCCGCTGGACCGCTACCGTGTTCGCCGGTATGGCGGCTCCACCACGCTGTGGGGCGGGCGTTGCGTGCCCTTCGACCCGATCGACTTCGAGCCGCGCGCGCATGTGCCCGACAGCGGCTGGCCGATCGGTTTCGAAGACGTGGCGGCCTATTACCCGCAGGCCAACGCCCTCTGCGAGGCCGGCCGGTTCGCGTATTCGGCCGCCGCGGCATTTGCGAGCCCCGGGTCGCCGCTGATCGCCGGCTTCCGCAGCCGCGATTTCGACACCGATGCCCTCGAGCGTTTCAGCCGGCCCACCGACTTCGGCGCGCGCTATGCGCCGCGGCTGCAGGCGGCGCGCAACGTGCGCGTGCTGCTGCACGCCAATGTCACCGCGCTGGAAGTCGGCGACAGTGGCACGCAGGTGTGCTCGGTGCAGGTGCGCACGCTGACCGGCAAGCACATGCGGGTACGGGCCCGTTGTTTCGTCGTGGCGACCGGAGGCCTGGAGGTGGCGCGGCTGCTGCTGGCCAGCCGCGACCGGCATCCGGCCGGGATCGGCAACGCGCATCACGTGGTGGGGCGCTACTACATGTCCCACCTGGCCGGCACCATCGGCACCCTGGTGGTGGATGGCCCGGTCTCCGCGGTCAGCCACGGCTACCGGCGCGATGCGGATGGCATCTACTGCCGCCGCCGTTTCGCGCTCTCGGCACACAGCCAGCGACGTCTGGGAACCGGCAACTTCATTGCCCGGCTGCATCATCCGCGCATTACCGACCCGGCACACCGCTGCGGCCCGCTGTCGCTGCTGTATCTGGCCAGGCCGTTCATCCCGTACGAATACGCGAAGCGGCTGCATGGCGACGCCCGCGTCGATGCGCGGACCTGGCTGGCTCACCTGCGCAACCTGGCTGCGGATCTGCCGGGTACCGCCGCGTTCGGATGGCACCTCTTCACCCGGCGCCGACTGGCATCTCGCAAGTTTCCATCCATCATCGTGCACCCGAAGGCGAACCGTTTCAGTGTGGACTTCCATGCCGAGCAACTGCCCAACCGCGAGAGCCGCGTGAGCCTGTGCGGAACGCGCGATGCGCTTGGCATGCCGCAGCTGCTGGTGGACTGGCGGCATGCGCCGGGCGACGTGCACACCGTGCGCACCGCGCTGGCGGTGCTGGCCCGCGACCTGCGCGAGAGCGGCGTCGGGCGGCTCGATTACGACCCCGCGACCGTGGAGGCGGAGATGCTGCGCTACGGTGCCTACGGCGGCCATCACATCGGCACCGCCCGGATGGGAACCGACCCGCGTCGCAGCGTGGTCGACGGCGACGGTCGCGTGCACGGCATGGAGAACCTGTACGTGGCCGGCGCGGCGGTGTTCCCGACCTCCAGCCAGGCCAATCCCACCCTGACCATCGTGGCCCTGGCACTGCGGCTGGCCGATCACCTGCAGGCACGGCTGGCGCGCCCCGTGGTCGGCGTGTCGGCCGGGCACGCACGGGAGCACGCGTGA
- a CDS encoding WecB/TagA/CpsF family glycosyltransferase, with the protein MAWHLDDYDLDAFTDLAARFGHHGYAYMVTPNVDHLIRLHEDAGFRALYADAGFVLLDSRFLSHLLRLTRGTDLPVCAGSDLVARLFAEVVHPDDPLVLIGGPDEQARLLESRYGLQQLVHYNPPMGFIHDPDAVEDCLRFIETHSPFRFCLLAIGSPQQEIIARHLQQRGRARGLALCIGAAVHFITGTQTRAPRWMQRSGFEWAYRLMQEPDRLARRYLLRGPRVFGLLRRTDVVLRQANASARALAPAGSDAAQPSPVAPR; encoded by the coding sequence ATGGCCTGGCATCTGGACGACTACGACCTCGATGCGTTCACCGACCTGGCGGCGCGCTTCGGGCACCACGGCTATGCCTACATGGTCACCCCGAATGTCGACCACCTGATACGCCTGCACGAGGATGCCGGGTTCCGTGCCCTGTATGCCGATGCCGGTTTCGTGCTGCTCGACAGCCGCTTCCTGTCGCATCTGTTGCGCCTGACCCGCGGCACGGACCTGCCGGTGTGTGCGGGCAGCGACCTGGTGGCGCGGCTGTTTGCCGAGGTGGTGCATCCCGATGACCCGCTGGTACTGATCGGCGGCCCGGACGAGCAGGCACGCCTGCTCGAATCGCGATACGGACTGCAGCAGCTGGTGCATTACAACCCGCCGATGGGCTTCATCCACGACCCGGACGCGGTCGAGGACTGCCTGCGCTTCATCGAAACCCACAGCCCGTTCCGCTTCTGCCTGTTGGCCATCGGCTCGCCGCAGCAGGAAATCATCGCGCGCCACCTGCAGCAGCGCGGGCGTGCGCGCGGGCTGGCCCTGTGCATCGGTGCGGCGGTGCACTTCATCACCGGCACCCAGACGCGCGCCCCGCGCTGGATGCAGCGCAGCGGATTCGAGTGGGCCTACCGGTTGATGCAGGAACCGGACCGGCTTGCCCGCCGTTACCTGCTGCGTGGACCGCGTGTATTCGGCCTGCTGCGGCGGACCGACGTCGTGCTGCGGCAGGCCAACGCAAGTGCTCGCGCTCTCGCTCCCGCGGGCAGCGATGCGGCGCAACCGTCGCCCGTCGCGCCGCGCTGA
- a CDS encoding cellulase family glycosylhydrolase — protein MGKTMLGGMCLLVLGWFLLAGAAPAPPIQPAAPAAPVGPPSGYHVRAGQVHDREGRPIQLRGINHFGFNAPILQPQFLWKMGWKEQIAQIRDLGFNAVRLPFVPDTLHVTTPVDTLSWLDGAENQALVGRTPLQVLDLWMEEAERQGLYVLLDFHSVSAQRQYPTWFLDTPADFALMYHGRAYTEQDWIDDLVLVARRYAHLRHFIGIDLYNEPHDIVRWAAGDRRASDPKYHWKTAAEKAAAAVLVANPDLLVFVAGITGNWDGVEDSRIPMNYGENLQPQAYQPLDIRADKLVLSPHTYGPDVYRKATFDARGYPANLGAHWELLFGQFHPRHAVVIGEWGGHYGHGPDADPADVAWQDALVDYLQDKGIHSSFYWCYTPNSEGTGGILDDDLQVREDKMALLRRHWDAGDRR, from the coding sequence ATGGGCAAGACAATGCTCGGTGGCATGTGCCTGCTGGTGCTGGGATGGTTCCTGCTGGCCGGTGCCGCGCCTGCGCCGCCCATCCAGCCCGCCGCACCCGCCGCGCCCGTCGGGCCGCCGTCCGGCTATCACGTGCGCGCGGGCCAGGTGCACGACCGGGAGGGCAGGCCGATCCAGCTGCGCGGCATCAACCACTTCGGCTTCAACGCGCCGATCCTGCAGCCGCAGTTCCTGTGGAAGATGGGCTGGAAAGAGCAGATCGCACAGATCAGGGACCTCGGCTTCAACGCCGTGCGCCTGCCGTTCGTGCCCGACACCCTGCACGTGACCACGCCGGTGGACACGCTCAGCTGGCTGGACGGGGCGGAGAACCAGGCACTCGTGGGCAGGACGCCGCTACAGGTGCTGGACCTGTGGATGGAGGAGGCCGAGCGACAGGGGCTGTATGTGCTGCTGGACTTCCACAGCGTGTCCGCGCAGCGCCAGTACCCGACCTGGTTCCTCGACACGCCGGCCGACTTCGCACTGATGTACCACGGCCGCGCCTACACCGAGCAGGACTGGATCGATGATCTGGTGCTCGTCGCCCGGCGCTATGCGCACCTGCGCCATTTCATCGGCATCGACCTCTACAACGAGCCGCATGACATCGTGCGTTGGGCTGCGGGCGACCGCCGTGCGTCCGACCCGAAGTACCACTGGAAGACCGCGGCGGAGAAGGCGGCGGCGGCGGTGCTGGTGGCCAATCCCGACCTGCTGGTGTTCGTGGCCGGCATCACCGGCAACTGGGATGGCGTGGAGGATTCGCGGATCCCGATGAACTACGGCGAGAACCTGCAGCCGCAGGCCTACCAGCCGCTGGATATCCGCGCCGACAAGCTGGTGCTCAGCCCGCATACCTACGGCCCCGACGTCTACCGGAAAGCCACGTTCGACGCGCGCGGCTATCCGGCCAACCTTGGCGCGCACTGGGAGCTTCTGTTCGGGCAGTTCCATCCGCGCCATGCGGTGGTGATCGGCGAATGGGGCGGCCATTACGGGCATGGTCCCGATGCCGATCCGGCCGACGTCGCGTGGCAGGACGCCCTGGTCGACTATCTGCAGGACAAGGGTATCCACAGCAGTTTCTACTGGTGCTACACGCCCAACAGCGAGGGCACCGGCGGCATCCTCGATGACGATCTGCAGGTGCGCGAGGACAAGATGGCGCTGCTGCGCCGGCACTGGGATGCGGGGGATCGTCGATAG
- a CDS encoding SLBB domain-containing protein has product MIVSLLPHPGAASRSSRVSAIAALLLLLALALPAIAQPAAPASTAFDVEQPGEIPAADPMLQLGPGDAISIKVFGRPELDTTTYVSDDGTAPVPLAGPVHIGGLSPAQASARVADALRQGQFLVDPQVTIFLVEFRSQQVSVLGQVQSPGRFPIESRVSVFDLIAQAGGTTEDGADTIYLLRPNADGTMQRHPVDLRALTRGDAVQAAPAVQGGDSIFVPRAGQFYIHGEVQSPNMYRLEPGMTVVQAMSRGGGVTQRGSSNRVEIRRRNADGQHVTFRPQLTDPVQADDVILVKERIF; this is encoded by the coding sequence ATGATCGTCAGCCTGCTCCCGCACCCGGGCGCTGCCAGCCGCAGCAGCCGGGTGTCCGCAATCGCAGCCCTGCTGTTGCTGCTGGCGCTTGCGCTGCCGGCCATCGCACAACCGGCGGCACCTGCTTCCACCGCATTCGACGTCGAACAGCCCGGTGAAATCCCGGCCGCCGACCCGATGCTCCAGCTGGGCCCGGGCGACGCCATCAGCATCAAGGTGTTCGGCCGGCCGGAACTGGACACGACCACCTATGTCTCCGATGACGGCACTGCACCGGTGCCGCTCGCCGGGCCCGTGCATATCGGAGGGCTGTCACCTGCGCAGGCTTCGGCACGGGTGGCCGACGCGCTGCGCCAGGGCCAGTTCCTGGTCGATCCGCAGGTCACGATCTTCCTCGTCGAATTCCGCAGCCAGCAGGTGTCGGTGCTGGGCCAGGTGCAGTCGCCCGGGCGCTTTCCGATCGAGTCCAGGGTGTCGGTGTTCGACCTGATCGCGCAGGCCGGCGGCACCACCGAGGACGGTGCGGACACGATCTACCTGCTCCGGCCCAACGCCGACGGCACCATGCAGCGCCACCCGGTCGACCTGCGCGCGCTCACCCGCGGAGATGCCGTGCAGGCGGCTCCCGCGGTCCAGGGTGGTGACTCGATCTTCGTGCCGCGCGCGGGCCAGTTCTACATCCACGGCGAAGTGCAGTCGCCCAACATGTACCGGCTCGAGCCCGGCATGACCGTGGTGCAGGCGATGTCGCGCGGTGGCGGCGTGACGCAGCGGGGCAGCAGCAACCGCGTGGAGATCCGCCGGCGCAACGCCGATGGCCAGCACGTCACCTTCCGCCCGCAGCTCACCGACCCCGTGCAGGCCGACGACGTCATCCTGGTCAAGGAACGCATCTTCTGA
- a CDS encoding Wzz/FepE/Etk N-terminal domain-containing protein, giving the protein MDSQNLPAVPEPERLPASHTPAASYVPRHFVHPGLSLLQLLAIVWAWRRVTLAVVAGALLLALAASKLLPRTYTATATLMVNYEIYDPLGGKEFPIGLLGSYMATQIELMRSSEVLLEVVRRLGLNRDERYIAGFDGSPDRLDEWVKSRLERDLVIEQGRFGSQLIHITYSTNTPARAAAVVNTLAEVYAEQQHSRLTGPARERADRYTEQLQELQGKVARAQEEVTAFRARNDTIDPTAKIDIEMEMLGTLEQRLLETRNTRRTAESQLSGDLSVGDQVLNSPLVQTLKARLAADSARMAELRATLGPRHPQVMELESQIRHSRGALDAEMGNYRRNASSTVTASRDLEARLQQAVDEQREKVIAARQQQDELGKYELELDSAQSVYRRALEGYDQIMFASGGHYTNVRFVGPAPEPLKPSKPNLLKNLVLALAAGIVLGLLVPLAYELLFNRRVRCRDDLERDYDLPVLGEFASVPALRT; this is encoded by the coding sequence ATGGACAGCCAGAACCTCCCCGCCGTGCCGGAACCGGAGCGCCTGCCGGCGTCCCACACGCCTGCCGCGTCCTATGTTCCGCGCCATTTCGTGCATCCCGGGCTGTCGCTGCTGCAGCTGCTGGCGATCGTCTGGGCCTGGCGCAGGGTGACGCTGGCGGTGGTCGCGGGTGCGCTGCTGCTGGCGCTGGCGGCGTCGAAGCTGCTGCCCAGGACCTACACCGCGACCGCGACGCTGATGGTCAATTACGAAATCTACGATCCGCTCGGTGGCAAGGAGTTTCCGATCGGCCTGCTCGGCAGCTACATGGCCACGCAGATCGAACTGATGCGCAGTTCTGAAGTGTTGCTGGAAGTGGTGCGCAGGCTCGGGCTCAACCGCGATGAGCGTTATATCGCGGGTTTCGACGGCAGCCCGGACCGCCTGGACGAATGGGTGAAGTCCAGGCTGGAGCGCGACCTCGTCATCGAACAGGGCCGCTTCGGCAGCCAGCTCATCCATATCACCTACTCCACCAATACGCCCGCGCGCGCCGCCGCGGTGGTCAACACGCTGGCCGAGGTCTATGCCGAGCAGCAGCACTCGCGCCTGACCGGCCCCGCGCGCGAGCGTGCCGACCGCTACACCGAGCAACTGCAGGAACTGCAGGGGAAGGTCGCGCGCGCCCAGGAAGAAGTGACCGCGTTCCGCGCCCGCAACGACACCATCGACCCGACCGCGAAGATCGACATCGAGATGGAGATGCTGGGCACCCTGGAGCAGCGCCTGCTGGAAACCCGGAACACCCGCCGCACCGCCGAGTCGCAGCTGTCGGGCGACCTTTCGGTCGGCGACCAGGTCCTGAACTCGCCGCTGGTGCAGACCCTCAAGGCCAGGCTGGCCGCCGACTCCGCGCGCATGGCCGAGCTGCGCGCGACACTGGGGCCGCGCCACCCGCAGGTGATGGAACTGGAGTCGCAGATCCGCCACAGCCGTGGCGCGCTAGACGCCGAGATGGGCAACTACCGGCGCAATGCCAGCTCGACCGTCACCGCCTCGCGTGATCTCGAAGCCAGGCTGCAGCAGGCGGTGGACGAGCAGCGCGAGAAGGTCATCGCCGCGCGGCAACAGCAGGACGAGCTTGGCAAGTACGAACTGGAGCTGGACTCGGCGCAGTCGGTCTACCGCCGCGCGCTCGAAGGCTACGACCAGATCATGTTCGCCTCCGGCGGGCACTACACCAACGTGCGCTTCGTGGGCCCGGCGCCCGAGCCGCTCAAGCCGAGCAAGCCGAACCTGCTGAAGAACCTGGTCCTCGCACTGGCCGCCGGGATCGTGCTGGGGCTGCTGGTTCCGCTCGCCTACGAACTCCTGTTCAACCGCCGGGTGCGTTGCCGCGACGACCTCGAGCGTGATTACGACCTGCCCGTGCTCGGTGAATTCGCCAGCGTGCCCGCCCTCCGGACCTGA
- a CDS encoding CpsD/CapB family tyrosine-protein kinase, with product MSEAMDTPTMADELLVMDDGASSIEPGHSLVGGMAHPDLSLTPAHHPHAPRSEQLRALRTELMMRRDHTGTERAEVVTLLSSGCGEGRSQMVAELAITFAQLGRPTLLLDADMRHPRQHLLFGMDNHHGLSQMLASGRPPRLYPVSGMPHLMLHTAGAPPSNPVELLSGPAFEQALRRYRQDYDFIVIDTPPLDTYADALAVINLARRGLVLTRAQHTRYQDTKQMLRRLAATRAQILGSVINHF from the coding sequence ATGAGCGAAGCGATGGACACACCCACGATGGCCGACGAACTGCTGGTGATGGACGACGGCGCCTCCTCGATCGAGCCGGGCCATTCCCTGGTCGGCGGCATGGCGCATCCCGACCTGTCGCTGACCCCTGCACACCACCCGCACGCGCCACGCAGCGAGCAGCTTCGCGCCCTGCGCACCGAACTGATGATGCGCCGCGACCACACCGGCACCGAGCGTGCGGAGGTCGTGACCCTGCTCAGCTCCGGGTGCGGCGAGGGTCGCTCGCAGATGGTCGCGGAGCTGGCCATCACCTTCGCGCAACTCGGGCGGCCGACCCTGCTGCTGGACGCCGACATGCGCCATCCGCGCCAGCACCTGCTGTTCGGCATGGACAACCACCACGGGCTGTCGCAGATGCTGGCGTCCGGCCGACCCCCACGCCTCTACCCGGTCAGCGGGATGCCGCACCTGATGCTGCATACCGCCGGGGCACCGCCATCCAACCCCGTGGAGCTGTTGTCGGGCCCTGCCTTCGAGCAGGCGCTGCGGCGCTACCGCCAGGACTACGACTTCATCGTCATCGACACCCCGCCGCTGGATACCTACGCCGATGCATTGGCGGTGATCAATCTGGCGCGGCGCGGACTGGTGCTGACCCGCGCCCAGCACACCCGCTACCAGGACACGAAGCAGATGCTGCGCCGCCTGGCGGCCACCCGGGCGCAGATCCTGGGTTCGGTCATCAACCACTTCTGA